The following proteins are encoded in a genomic region of Populus trichocarpa isolate Nisqually-1 chromosome 13, P.trichocarpa_v4.1, whole genome shotgun sequence:
- the LOC7478870 gene encoding agamous-like MADS-box protein AGL80: protein MTRKKVKLAYICNDSARKATFKKRKKGLMKKVSELSTLCGIDACAIVYSPYDSQPEVWPSPLGVQRVVTKFKTMPEIEQGKKMVNQESFLRQRITKSCDHIKKQRKDNREKEVTHAMFHCLGGNVSLGNLHMMDLNDLGWMIDHSLRDIDMTLNNGSGSGTSHTSQLEAAATTGAGPSSAREQAPESSQMVTNDFEVNVGAMQRQEWFMDLMTPQEHMGFGGEDMVLPSGDNSQNGLWTNSFFP from the coding sequence ATGACTAGAAAGAAGGTGAAGCTTGCATATATCTGTAATGATTCTGCAAGGAAAGCCACCttcaagaaaaggaagaagggcCTAATGAAGAAGGTGAGCGAGTTAAGCACCCTTTGTGGTATTGATGCTTGTGCTATCGTTTATAGCCCTTATGACTCTCAACCTGAGGTTTGGCCCTCTCCTCTAGGGGTCCAAAGAGTGGTTACTAAGTTCAAAACCATGCCAGAAATCGAGCAAGGTAAGAAAATGGTGAATCAAGAGAGTTTCTTGAGACAAAGGATCACCAAATCCTGTGATCACATCAAGAAACAGCGGAAGGACAACCGTGAGAAGGAGGTCACCCATGCTATGTTCCACTGCCTGGGTGGAAATGTTAGCTTGGGTAACCTGCATATGATGGACTTGAATGACCTTGGATGGATGATTGACCATAGCTTGAGGGACATCGACATGACCCTAAACAATGGGAGTGGCAGTGGCACTAGCCATACCTCTCAATTGGAAGCAGCTGCAACCACTGGGGCTGGACCTAGCAGTGCTAGAGAGCAAGCGCCGGAGTCATCTCAGATGGTTACTAATGATTTTGAGGTTAATGTGGGTGCCATGCAGAGGCAGGAATGGTTCATGGACTTGATGACCCCTCAAGAGCATATGGGGTTTGGCGGGGAAGACATGGTGCTGCCTTCTGGGGATAACAGCCAGAATGGACTTTGGACCAATTCATTTTTCCCTTGA